A genomic region of Friedmanniella luteola contains the following coding sequences:
- a CDS encoding double zinc ribbon domain-containing protein — protein sequence MTETSPPAPAAARLTCPSCGAEVTDAERFCEACGAPLSPTTEAVTVVETGAESPVELSRPVGATAVTATPEPAAAPPCTSCGGVVGEDGYCTTCGTLARSPRDHYVEQPAAWVAAVCDRGVRHHRNEDATAVAADPEPGSRAVLVVCDGVSTSTDSDVAALAGARSARDVLVAARATGLGVTASRAAALAQSFGVASAQANEAVIANTAADSDNAASCTFAAAVLEGELVVFGTVGDSRVYWLPDAGAGDPLQLSVDDSMAQVRIEMGVDRVEAENGPQAHAITKWLGRDSTDVVPRTGSLTLQAPGWLMVCSDGLWNYCSDAGELQALVAATQATTGPDPLPLAAALVDWANAQGGRDNISVALARHA from the coding sequence ATGACCGAGACCTCTCCCCCGGCACCGGCTGCCGCCCGTCTGACCTGCCCCTCCTGCGGAGCGGAGGTCACCGACGCCGAGCGCTTCTGCGAGGCCTGCGGCGCCCCGCTCAGCCCCACCACCGAGGCGGTGACCGTGGTCGAGACCGGCGCCGAGAGCCCCGTCGAGCTCAGCCGGCCGGTGGGGGCGACGGCCGTCACAGCCACCCCGGAGCCCGCCGCCGCACCGCCCTGCACCAGCTGCGGGGGTGTCGTCGGCGAGGACGGCTACTGCACCACCTGCGGCACCCTGGCCCGCAGCCCCCGCGACCACTACGTCGAGCAGCCCGCCGCCTGGGTCGCCGCCGTCTGCGACCGCGGCGTCCGCCACCACCGCAACGAGGACGCGACCGCCGTCGCCGCCGACCCCGAGCCCGGCTCCCGCGCCGTGCTCGTCGTCTGCGACGGCGTCTCGACCTCCACCGACTCCGACGTCGCCGCCCTCGCCGGAGCCCGGAGCGCCCGGGACGTGCTGGTCGCGGCGCGGGCCACCGGCCTCGGCGTCACCGCCAGCCGGGCCGCGGCGCTGGCGCAGTCGTTCGGCGTCGCCTCGGCCCAGGCCAACGAGGCCGTGATCGCCAACACCGCCGCGGACAGCGACAACGCCGCCTCCTGCACCTTCGCCGCCGCGGTGCTCGAGGGCGAGCTCGTGGTCTTCGGCACCGTCGGCGACAGCCGGGTCTACTGGCTGCCCGACGCCGGCGCCGGCGACCCGCTGCAGCTCAGCGTCGACGACTCCATGGCGCAGGTGCGGATCGAGATGGGGGTCGACCGGGTCGAGGCCGAGAACGGCCCGCAGGCGCACGCGATCACGAAGTGGCTGGGCCGCGACAGCACCGACGTCGTGCCCCGCACCGGCTCCCTCACCCTGCAGGCGCCGGGCTGGCTGATGGTCTGCTCCGACGGCCTGTGGAACTACTGCTCCGACGCGGGCGAGCTGCAGGCCCTGGTCGCGGCGACGCAGGCCACCACCGGTCCCGACCCCCTCCCGCTGGCCGCGGCCCTGGTCGACTGGGCCAACGCCCAGGGCGGTCGGGACAACATCAGCGTCGCCCTCGCCCGGCACGCCTGA
- a CDS encoding vWA domain-containing protein, protein MAEFSASVYQNEFLPDGGTDVNAIVTLTCSGAGAAGQTGGGDAGEIIIVDTSGSMGRTKLEAAKIAAAAAVDQIIDGTWFAVVAGSHQAYLAFPPVRSGAGLVRMDSAARHAAHQAIAQFRADGGTAMGTWLTLAGRLFDSVPALAQRHAILLTDGENHNETPEQLSTAIAGVAGRFQCDCRGVGVDWQVAEVRRIAQALLGTVDIIPDAGQMQQVFAELMQRSMARGVAEAQLRVWAPQGAEVMFVRQVAPTVEDLSSRRTPVNALTSAFPTGSWGDESRDYHVSVRLAAKAIGQEQLASRVQLVVGEQVVAQGLVKARWSDDDSLTTRINPEVAHYTGQTELADAIQEGLAAKAAGDTETATTKLGRAVQLAAATGNAEATSKLRKVVDIDDPDTGTVRLRRAVDRADEMALDTASTKTTRVRAQG, encoded by the coding sequence ATGGCCGAGTTCAGCGCCAGCGTCTACCAGAACGAGTTCCTGCCCGACGGCGGCACCGACGTCAACGCGATCGTCACGCTGACCTGCTCGGGCGCCGGGGCCGCGGGCCAGACGGGCGGCGGCGACGCGGGCGAGATCATCATCGTCGACACCTCCGGGTCGATGGGCCGCACCAAGCTGGAGGCGGCCAAGATCGCCGCCGCGGCGGCCGTCGACCAGATCATCGACGGCACCTGGTTCGCGGTGGTCGCCGGCAGCCACCAGGCCTACCTCGCCTTCCCGCCCGTGCGCAGCGGCGCCGGCCTGGTCCGGATGGACAGCGCCGCCCGGCACGCCGCCCACCAGGCCATCGCCCAGTTCCGCGCGGACGGCGGGACCGCGATGGGCACCTGGCTGACGCTGGCCGGCCGGCTCTTCGACTCCGTGCCGGCCCTCGCGCAGCGGCACGCCATCCTGCTCACCGACGGCGAGAACCACAACGAGACGCCCGAGCAGCTGAGCACCGCGATCGCGGGGGTCGCCGGCCGGTTCCAGTGCGACTGCCGCGGCGTCGGCGTCGACTGGCAGGTGGCCGAGGTGCGGCGGATCGCGCAGGCCCTGCTGGGCACGGTCGACATCATCCCCGACGCCGGCCAGATGCAGCAGGTGTTCGCCGAGCTGATGCAGCGCTCGATGGCCCGCGGCGTCGCGGAGGCGCAGCTGCGGGTGTGGGCGCCGCAGGGCGCGGAGGTGATGTTCGTGCGGCAGGTCGCGCCGACGGTGGAGGACCTGTCGTCGCGGCGGACGCCCGTCAACGCCCTGACCTCCGCCTTCCCCACCGGCTCCTGGGGCGACGAGTCCCGCGACTACCACGTGAGCGTGCGGCTGGCCGCGAAGGCGATCGGCCAGGAGCAGCTGGCCTCGCGGGTCCAGCTGGTGGTGGGCGAGCAGGTCGTCGCCCAGGGCCTGGTCAAGGCCCGCTGGTCCGACGACGACAGCCTCACCACCCGGATCAACCCCGAGGTCGCCCACTACACCGGGCAGACCGAGCTGGCCGACGCGATCCAGGAGGGGCTGGCCGCCAAGGCGGCCGGGGACACGGAGACGGCGACGACGAAGCTCGGCCGGGCCGTCCAGCTGGCGGCCGCGACGGGCAACGCGGAGGCCACCAGCAAGCTCCGCAAGGTCGTCGACATCGACGACCCCGACACCGGGACCGTCCGGCTGCGGCGCGCCGTGGACAGGGCGGACGAGATGGCGCTCGACACCGCCTCCACCAAGACCACCCGCGTGCGGGCGCAGGGATGA
- a CDS encoding M48 family metallopeptidase, producing MSYASNRELRPGRIRFAGISPRAYEHPADRGALVALRAVPGFDAVLKAVLGAVGERSERLLHLATAVRVSARQYPELHVMVAECATALDLPRVPELYVTQDPHPDAMTLGTDRPIIVTTTGMLQLLDSDGMRFVIGHEVGHVLSGHGLYRMVLTQLVAISANVQWLPLGAWGLRAIVLALHEWYRKAELSADRAGLLCTQDPAAALKVHAALAGALDPDDMDVAGFLDQAREYQSSGDVRDSVLKLLQISGQSHPMAALRAAELQQWAAGGEYRAILGGDYLRREDDASAPISDDVRAAAASYQKTFASSSDPLVSLVGKLGAAVGTVGGFAATRVRDWWQTQGRPPGTP from the coding sequence ATGAGCTACGCCAGCAACCGCGAGCTGCGTCCGGGCCGGATCCGCTTCGCCGGCATCAGCCCCCGCGCCTACGAGCACCCGGCCGACCGCGGCGCCCTGGTGGCGCTGCGGGCCGTCCCCGGTTTCGACGCGGTCCTGAAGGCGGTGCTCGGCGCGGTCGGCGAGCGCAGCGAGCGGCTGCTCCACCTGGCCACCGCCGTCCGCGTCTCGGCGCGGCAGTACCCCGAGCTGCACGTCATGGTCGCCGAGTGCGCGACCGCCCTCGACCTGCCCCGGGTGCCCGAGCTCTACGTCACCCAGGACCCGCACCCGGACGCCATGACCCTCGGCACCGACCGGCCGATCATCGTGACCACCACCGGCATGCTCCAGCTGCTCGACTCCGACGGCATGCGCTTCGTCATCGGTCACGAGGTGGGCCACGTGCTGTCGGGCCACGGGCTGTACCGGATGGTGCTGACCCAGCTGGTGGCCATCTCGGCCAACGTGCAGTGGCTGCCGCTGGGTGCGTGGGGGCTGCGGGCCATCGTGCTGGCCCTGCACGAGTGGTACCGGAAGGCCGAGCTGTCGGCCGACCGGGCCGGCCTGCTCTGCACGCAGGACCCGGCCGCGGCCCTCAAGGTGCACGCCGCGCTGGCCGGGGCCCTGGACCCCGACGACATGGACGTCGCCGGCTTCCTCGACCAGGCCCGGGAGTACCAGTCCAGCGGCGACGTCCGGGACTCGGTGCTCAAGCTGCTGCAGATCTCCGGCCAGTCGCACCCGATGGCCGCGCTCCGCGCCGCCGAGCTGCAGCAGTGGGCCGCGGGCGGGGAGTACCGCGCCATCCTGGGCGGGGACTACCTGCGCCGCGAGGACGACGCGAGCGCGCCGATCAGCGACGACGTCCGGGCCGCCGCCGCGTCCTACCAGAAGACCTTCGCCAGCTCGTCCGACCCCCTGGTCAGCCTGGTCGGCAAGCTGGGCGCCGCCGTCGGCACGGTGGGGGGCTTCGCGGCCACCCGGGTGCGCGACTGGTGGCAGACCCAGGGCCGCCCGCCCGGCACCCCCTGA